The Bacillus oleivorans genomic sequence TATGCTACATGACTTGCCAACTGGGAAAGCGAAAGGGGCTCATAGATATTTTGTTGAATATAAGTGATAGCCTCGTCTATTTCTGAATATCGGTTAGTCATGATTTCTCCCCTTCCATAAAACTGATCTTATTAGCCTTATCATAATTGCTAACTCAAGTACCAAACCCTCACCGCCTAAATCTGGTGATTAAAGACACTCATTATAATTTAATTATATCAGAACAAATGTTCGTATGCAAACAATGGATTTTAACTATTATAGATCATAAAAAATCATTTTCTCTTGGTCGTTCAAGATAGCAATCGAGAAGAAAGCAAATTCATTATTAAAATACTATAATTCAAATAAATAATAAAATTTATGAAGCCTTGCAACAAGACGGAAAGGTAAACGGTCCTTTGGAGAAAACCTCCTTCACCCCTGCTCAGGCTAATATAACGGACAAATTCGGTGTAACCTTCACAATTGTGACTGAAATTCATAACTAAATAGAAATGGAGTGCTAGCATTTATTACTACACTCCATTTCTACTTTTGCTGGTTCCCCTTATAATATTTCAGCAAGAGATACGTTATTTATCAGTTTTCACAGGAAAATGTCCACTTTTAAAATAACGGAACAGGTATCAGCTAACGCCACGTTTCCCTCTCTTAACTATAACAAAGCCTTATAAATAAACCGTTTTTTTACTTTCACTAGAGTGATAAGCTGCCAGGGCCACTTCTAATGCTTTTAAACCATCCTTCCCAGTTATCGAAGGCGGTCTTTTTTGTTCAATACATTCGATAAAGTCGCGAATCAATCCGAAATCCATATCATTTCCGTAAAAAACATTAGAAAGGGACTTGGATCCACTCGAAAATTTACGAAAATGTTCCTTAAAGGCGTCCACTCTTACGGTTTGCTTCGTACCGATGACTTCAATCTTTACATCACCCCATGTCGGGTATTCCGCAAATCGAGACCAGCTTGCATCATGAGAAGCAATGACCCCATTTTCAAACTCAAGTGTAAGAATCCCTGCATCATCAATGTCGACATTGTGAAAAAAGGAATCGACCAGTGCATAAACAGCCTTTACTTCTTTCCCTAAATACCAGCGCATAATGTCGACCATATGAACGGTATGGTCTAACACCGCTCCTCCGCCAGATGACTCCGAATCAATAAACCAGCTCCCGGGATTTTGACCGCGGTTTGTAGTCCGAAAGGCTATAATATCTCCAAGTTCCCCGCTATCCACGATTTGCTTCAACTTTTGGATTGGGTTGCTAAAACGTACAGGGAATGCAATCTCCAATACAACCCCATTTTCCTCACACACCTTGATCATTTCTTCCGCGTCTTCAATCGTGGTGGCGATCGGTTTCTCACAAAGGATATGTTTTTTTGCATGGGCTGCATTTAGGACCATTTCCTTATGCCGGGCGTTTTCGCTGCACACAATCACGGCATCCATTTCTTTTTCAAGAAATATTTGTTGGTCGCTAAAATGACTCGTATTAAAGGCAGCAGCTGCATCTTTTCCTCTTTTTACATCATCATCAAAGATACAGGTTAATTCTACTTCTGGGAGCTGTGCCAATGCATGGGCATAACTGTATGCATGCATATGGGCAAAACTCATGATTCCAATCTTCATGATTCCGTACCTCCTTTAACAAGGGCATGAAACCTTTCCATCTTTGCTAAAAATTCAGGACTAAGCTTATGTGACTGTTCGATGATGGAATCTATCGTATAGTTGAGCGGAAATGAGGAATAAGCGTTTGGCACAAACGGATTCATCTCTTCACTATCAAACTCGAGGATAGTTTTAATCCCGCTCCACTCCCACTCGATCCGTTCCCCTTCGGCAAAGGTATATTCAAGATGAGCCATTGTTCCTTTGCTGAATTTAATAGTGAGAATGACATGGGATGGAGCAGCCTGTTGATCAGACTGAACAACTTTTACCCGTTCAGGGTCTCCGAATACAGCAGATAAAACATATAAATCTTCAGCCATTATTAAAGCATGATAATCATTTTTTATAAGCCTTCTAAATCGGAGTACTCCCTTTGTCTGCTCCCCGATTTCCTCAGCCATTTTCTTAAAAAATGGATAATTTTCGAGGTCAAAATAAACGGATAAATGATCCAACCCTATATGCTCCTGTTTTACATCTCCGCAAGGAATATATAGATGATATTCCCCAGTAAGATAGGAATCTAGCTGATCACTGGGCCAAACAACATAGGTGGCATTCTGATCTGTGAGTTGTTCGGGAGAATCTGCTAACACTGTCTTTCGAATACCTGTTTGATAGTCCAGCCGGTCCTTCCGGGCGAACACGACATCCATAAAAAGCTTACCCCCTGCCTAATAAATTTTTTAAACGCTGCACTGCTTCCTTGTTTGCTTCTTTCGCATCGTCAAAACCTTCATACTCGATCGATAGCCAGCCATTATATTGATCAGCCTTCAAACCGTTTACTATATAGGCGAGATCAACCTCGCCATCACCTGGCACAACACCGATTACCTCTACACCTTGCGTCGAACGGAATCCTTTTACCGGATTATTAGGTTCTTTTTTACGGAAGTCTTTAAAATGCACATGGATAATCTCGTCTTTTAAATAGTTAAAAGCCTCGGTTGGACCTTCATGAACTAAGAGAAAATTACCAGTGTCAAAGGTTGATTTGACATAAGGGCTGTCAACCATTTCAATGATTTCTTTTACTTGCTTGCTTTTCCCGGCGAGCAATCCATGGTTTTCGATCGCTAAATAAATTTCCTCAGCTTCAGCAACTTTTGCACATTCTCTCAACCCGTCAACAATCCAGCCCTGTCCATCTTCATAAGTTAAATCGCCATGCAAATCCCCGCAGAATACACGCACTATATGAGTGCCTAATTGTTTGGCGGTATAAATTCCATCTATCACTTTGGCAATTTCTGCGACCCTTTCCTCTTTAGACTCCTTCACAAAATTATTCGTGACATCATAAGCCGAAACTTGAAGATTGTAATTGGCTAACACCTCTAAAACTTCCTTTATTTCCTCGTCCTTGCTGCCCCGGCTTTTCCAATAAAAATCCAGGAGTTCCACCCCGTCCAGGTCAATGCTTTTGGCATATTGGATAAAATCAACTGTTGACCATCCCTCTTTTTGGATGGCTGAATTAAGACTATACATACTTATACTGATTTTCATCGTATTCCTCCTTTAATTTGCCGTTTGATAAATTGGAGTTTCTTTTCATCATGGAAGGAATTCAGTTCATGGATGAATTGCGGGTACACTTCGATTTTCTTATCACCAGCTCCTAAGTGGTTATAGGCTGCAAAAATAGTAGAAGGAGGGGTAACGGCGTCCTCTAATCCGATTGCCATTAACGTCGGACAATGAATCGACCCGCAAAAATGCATACTATCGATATACCCCAATGTCTTAAATACGTCCTTAAAGGTATCGTATTGGGGATCATTCCATTTAAAGTAATTTACAATTTCCATATAGGGGCCAGACAGAGCCACTTCAAACGCCCGTTCAAAATGAGCAAGAAAGGGCCAATCGGAAATGCAAAAATCGACTGCCCCGTCTAACCCTGCAGCACTAAGAGCAAGACCCCCGCCTTGAGAAGAGCCCATCACGCCTAACTTGCTTGGTTGAATGGGCGCTCCATCTGACCTGATCCACCTTAACTGGTAAAGAATGTCCCGATATACATTGGTATAGTAATAGGTTTCTGGATTCTCAATTCCGCGAAGCATCCAGCCTGGAATCCGGCTCCCTTTTTGATAAGTTCCATAATCCGGTGAGCGTCCTTGCCCCCGAACATCAAAAGCGATAATAGAAACGCCTAATGTCACCCATTTCAAAAAATCAATCGCTAAGCCGCAGCTTCCGGTATATCCATGAAAATGAAGAATCACAGGACCTTCTTTAATCTGTTTCGGTTTGACTAATAACCCTGTTAATGGCGTGTGATCCCAGCTTTCCAGCCACAGATCGGCTACCTCTATTTCGGGAGTCGGATAGTCTCGCCAATCGACGCTTACGCAGGGTATTTCGAGTTTTTCGATTCTGCCTTTTTGTTCATTCCAGAACGTTTCAAAGTCAGCTGGTTTGTTGCTTAACTCAGGTTTATACTTCCATAAAGCTTCGAGTGAAAAATCGCCGACCTGTCTGCCCATGCTCCTTCACCACACTCTATTTAAGAATAAAAATCACCTGGCCATTCCAGTTCAAAACCATCTTTACGCAATATGCTCTGGAAGTCTTTCAGTAAAGCTTTGTCTTCCCGAACAGCCTTTGGATTGGTTTGATTTTTAATGCAAAACGCAGCTAAAGCGCCACACGCTTCGCCAATATTCCATTCAGTCGGATGCAGCCGATAGCAGCCATTGGTAATATGAGTTGTGCCGATGTTTTTACACCCGGCTAATACATTGTCGACATCTTTCGGAATCAATGCCCCGAGCGGAATATGGTAGGGTAAAGCTTTAACATCGACATAGGTGCGCCCGGTCATGCTCGGATGAAGATCAATACTATACGACCCGATTCCAACTCTGTCCTCGTACAATGTCCCTGTTTTTCCCTGATTGAAGTCTGGCGAAACATCCTGTTCGACTACGGTATATTCTGCTTTAATTCGTCTTGATTCGCGGATATATGGAGCTTTCGCTAAGCCATCTTCGGTTTCAAATATATCAGTCCTCAAGCTTAAACCTGGGTAGCCTTTTTTGCCATCGGACCTCGGCGCTTCTGTCTGCAGCCAGTAAAGCAGAGAGAGGCTTAGCTGTTTCGCCTGGTAAATGTTCTTTTTCTTTTCGTTTTTCGATACCTCATAGATATTGCCTAAAAAATAATCGTTTTGCGGCCAGTTCATTAAGGTGATGTCTCCTGCTTGGATGGGGGATTTAAATTGTTTCTGATCATAGATGCGGCGGTATTCCCATAAAGAAAATCCAGATTCCTTAGGGAATAATGTATATTCCCGTTTTTCTAAAGTAATCGGATGTGGTGCATAAAAGCTAAGTAATGGAGCTGGCCAAATTGGCGGGTGGAAGCTTTTCCAGAAGTTATACATTGCGGGTTTCAGAATCACATGATTCTCATTTTCGCGATACTCCATTGCCAACACAAAGGTAAACGCCTGGATATCGTTTGAGTCAGCGGAATCTAAAGCATGAGGTTCACCCGTATCTGCTTTTGCTTCTGCTCCTGTTACATATTGCATCCCCGCTAACGGCAAAAACTCCCCTGTTTCAGTGGCGTCGATGAAGTAGGAAGCAATAAGCGGCCGGTCGCTGTTATCAAAATAGAGTTCTTGTACAGACCTGCCTCTTCTCTTAACCCCAGTAAGCTTGGTATTCCGTTTCAAAATCAATTGATTGGTTAACCGATAGGGCATTAGCATTTCCTGTAAAACATGGAGCGATACACGCGGGTCATGGCAGATTTTACTGACCCATCCGTTTCCCGGATTAAGCAGCTGATTCGGTTTTTCATAGGACATCATCCGCTCATACGTTTCTCTGACTCTATTGCGATAGTCACGATATCTGCGGGTGCAGCCAAATTCCTCAATCCAAGGGTGTTCATCGGGAGGAACGCCCTGTGCTGTAACCTGGCCCCCAATCCAGTCTGTTTCCTCTGTTAAAATCACGCGCAAGCCATGGTTACAGGCTGATAAGGCAGCGGCAATTCCGCCAAGACCGCCGCCTATGATGATGAGATCTGCATCCAAGCTATGCATTAAAGATAGACTTCCTTTCCTTTTTCCGCAGATTCATAGACTGCCTGAAGCATTTTCATGACTTCGACTCCATCAGCAACTGGAGCAAGCGGTTCCTTTCCCTCCAGACAGCATTCTACAAAGTGATGAATCTCATTATGAAAGGCTTTATTAAAGTCAAAGGCTAGACTATCAATTTGCGGCGTCACGTTTAAAATCGTATTATATTTTTCTGTTACGAGAGCCAGTTCAGGTTCGATTTCCGCTCCGCCTTTATCGCCATAAAGCTTGACGAAGAGCTCATCCTTCTTCGCCTGCAGGGTAAAACTGACATCGACCATCAGAGAAGCTCCATTTTCAAAGCGGATTAACGCATTGGTTAAATCCTCTACATCATTTAAATCGGGGTTATAGTCTGCCGCTTTATAGAAAGACAGATTTTGAATATTTTTTCTGTTCCCTAATTTTTTATAGGTATTGCCGCTTACGGAAACAGGACGCGGTTTTCCCATTAAATACCAGCAAATATCAATCATATGAACGCCTAAATCGATTAACGGTCCCCCGCCTGATTTTGAGCGGTCACTGAACCACCCGCCTGGATTTCCTAACCTCCTGAGACAAGAAGCTTTCGCATAATAGATTTCTCCGAGGTCTCCCTGGTCAATAAATGTTTTTAATAGCTGTGCATTGTCACCGTGGCGGCGGACAAACCCCACCTGCAGGATTTTTCCGGACCGTTTAACCGCCTCCTGGACAGCAAATGCCTCGTCTACATTCACACATAATGGCTTTTCGACCAATACATGCTTCCCCGCATCCAGGGCTGCGATTGCTATTTCAGCATGGGAATGATTCCAAGTACATATACTGACAGCTTCAATCTCATCATTTTTTAATAATTCACGGTAGTCACTGTACAGCTGACTAACCCCGTATTGCTTTCCTTTTTCAAACAGACGGCTTTCATTACTATCACAAAAAGCCACTAACTCTGCCTGTTGATTCGCCAGATAAGGTTCAATGTGATACTGTGAAATCGAGCCTACCCCAATTACCCCTACTTTTA encodes the following:
- a CDS encoding Gfo/Idh/MocA family protein yields the protein MKIGIMSFAHMHAYSYAHALAQLPEVELTCIFDDDVKRGKDAAAAFNTSHFSDQQIFLEKEMDAVIVCSENARHKEMVLNAAHAKKHILCEKPIATTIEDAEEMIKVCEENGVVLEIAFPVRFSNPIQKLKQIVDSGELGDIIAFRTTNRGQNPGSWFIDSESSGGGAVLDHTVHMVDIMRWYLGKEVKAVYALVDSFFHNVDIDDAGILTLEFENGVIASHDASWSRFAEYPTWGDVKIEVIGTKQTVRVDAFKEHFRKFSSGSKSLSNVFYGNDMDFGLIRDFIECIEQKRPPSITGKDGLKALEVALAAYHSSESKKTVYL
- a CDS encoding sugar phosphate isomerase/epimerase family protein, with protein sequence MKISISMYSLNSAIQKEGWSTVDFIQYAKSIDLDGVELLDFYWKSRGSKDEEIKEVLEVLANYNLQVSAYDVTNNFVKESKEERVAEIAKVIDGIYTAKQLGTHIVRVFCGDLHGDLTYEDGQGWIVDGLRECAKVAEAEEIYLAIENHGLLAGKSKQVKEIIEMVDSPYVKSTFDTGNFLLVHEGPTEAFNYLKDEIIHVHFKDFRKKEPNNPVKGFRSTQGVEVIGVVPGDGEVDLAYIVNGLKADQYNGWLSIEYEGFDDAKEANKEAVQRLKNLLGRG
- a CDS encoding acetylxylan esterase — encoded protein: MGRQVGDFSLEALWKYKPELSNKPADFETFWNEQKGRIEKLEIPCVSVDWRDYPTPEIEVADLWLESWDHTPLTGLLVKPKQIKEGPVILHFHGYTGSCGLAIDFLKWVTLGVSIIAFDVRGQGRSPDYGTYQKGSRIPGWMLRGIENPETYYYTNVYRDILYQLRWIRSDGAPIQPSKLGVMGSSQGGGLALSAAGLDGAVDFCISDWPFLAHFERAFEVALSGPYMEIVNYFKWNDPQYDTFKDVFKTLGYIDSMHFCGSIHCPTLMAIGLEDAVTPPSTIFAAYNHLGAGDKKIEVYPQFIHELNSFHDEKKLQFIKRQIKGGIR
- a CDS encoding FAD-dependent oxidoreductase, yielding MHSLDADLIIIGGGLGGIAAALSACNHGLRVILTEETDWIGGQVTAQGVPPDEHPWIEEFGCTRRYRDYRNRVRETYERMMSYEKPNQLLNPGNGWVSKICHDPRVSLHVLQEMLMPYRLTNQLILKRNTKLTGVKRRGRSVQELYFDNSDRPLIASYFIDATETGEFLPLAGMQYVTGAEAKADTGEPHALDSADSNDIQAFTFVLAMEYRENENHVILKPAMYNFWKSFHPPIWPAPLLSFYAPHPITLEKREYTLFPKESGFSLWEYRRIYDQKQFKSPIQAGDITLMNWPQNDYFLGNIYEVSKNEKKKNIYQAKQLSLSLLYWLQTEAPRSDGKKGYPGLSLRTDIFETEDGLAKAPYIRESRRIKAEYTVVEQDVSPDFNQGKTGTLYEDRVGIGSYSIDLHPSMTGRTYVDVKALPYHIPLGALIPKDVDNVLAGCKNIGTTHITNGCYRLHPTEWNIGEACGALAAFCIKNQTNPKAVREDKALLKDFQSILRKDGFELEWPGDFYS
- a CDS encoding Gfo/Idh/MocA family protein; translated protein: MLKVGVIGVGSISQYHIEPYLANQQAELVAFCDSNESRLFEKGKQYGVSQLYSDYRELLKNDEIEAVSICTWNHSHAEIAIAALDAGKHVLVEKPLCVNVDEAFAVQEAVKRSGKILQVGFVRRHGDNAQLLKTFIDQGDLGEIYYAKASCLRRLGNPGGWFSDRSKSGGGPLIDLGVHMIDICWYLMGKPRPVSVSGNTYKKLGNRKNIQNLSFYKAADYNPDLNDVEDLTNALIRFENGASLMVDVSFTLQAKKDELFVKLYGDKGGAEIEPELALVTEKYNTILNVTPQIDSLAFDFNKAFHNEIHHFVECCLEGKEPLAPVADGVEVMKMLQAVYESAEKGKEVYL